A genomic window from Vagococcus entomophilus includes:
- a CDS encoding cell division protein SepF produces the protein MKMFNKASLSGFFGLSDDEDYDNSVYEEENKSSYAQPEKSTVKKETTYRQPTAPSYDSYEEPRKSPAKKVVAMSSQQNRGSQASNQASASQGISKKVTVLEPRTYTEAKKIAQCVFRNEIVIVNFHLIEESQARRIVDFLTGAVFGLDGDIQRIGDEMFLCTPPNMEIDSTVAKSLLGTQFAEY, from the coding sequence ATGAAAATGTTCAACAAAGCTAGCTTATCAGGCTTTTTTGGCTTATCAGATGATGAAGACTACGACAATAGTGTCTATGAAGAAGAAAATAAGTCAAGTTATGCCCAACCTGAAAAAAGTACTGTAAAAAAAGAAACTACTTATAGACAACCAACTGCGCCTTCATACGACTCCTATGAAGAACCTAGAAAGTCTCCAGCAAAAAAAGTGGTAGCAATGTCTTCACAACAAAACCGTGGAAGCCAAGCATCAAATCAAGCATCAGCTTCACAAGGTATTTCTAAAAAGGTAACAGTTTTAGAACCACGTACATATACAGAGGCAAAAAAAATTGCACAATGTGTATTTAGAAATGAAATTGTAATTGTGAATTTCCATTTAATTGAAGAATCCCAAGCTAGAAGAATCGTTGATTTTCTAACTGGAGCTGTTTTTGGCTTAGATGGAGATATTCAAAGAATTGGTGATGAAATGTTTTTATGCACCCCACCTAATATGGAGATTGATAGTACAGTTGCAAAAAGTTTATTAGGAACACAATTTGCAGAATACTAA
- the murG gene encoding undecaprenyldiphospho-muramoylpentapeptide beta-N-acetylglucosaminyltransferase: MKIIVSGGGTGGHIYPALALIKEIKKKDPQAEFLYVGTKNGLESTIVRGENIPFKTIEIQGFKRSLSLKNVQTIYLFLKSIHEAKKIIREFAPDVVLGTGGYVCSSVVYAAHKLKVPTMIHEQNSIPGITNKFLARYVDKIGICFPEAAAHFPTDKVVMTGNPRAQEVSGIKKSDILQMFDLSPEKPTVLIFGGSRGAARINQAFIEAVQELISKDYQILYASGAVYYDRVYNVLEEVLHKATNVKVVPYISNMTEVLANVDLIIGRAGATSLAEVTAIGVPCILVPSPNVTNDHQTKNAESLVKVGAAKIVKDQDLTGHVLVETLDNLMNDPATLKEMSEASKKEGITDASDRLYTELTQIMD; this comes from the coding sequence ATGAAAATAATAGTATCAGGCGGAGGAACAGGAGGGCACATTTATCCTGCTTTAGCCTTAATTAAAGAAATAAAAAAAAAGGATCCACAGGCTGAATTTTTGTATGTTGGGACGAAAAATGGTCTCGAAAGTACGATTGTACGAGGTGAAAATATTCCTTTTAAAACGATTGAAATTCAAGGATTTAAACGCTCGCTGTCTTTGAAGAATGTTCAAACCATTTATTTGTTTTTAAAAAGTATTCATGAGGCAAAAAAAATCATTCGTGAGTTTGCCCCAGATGTCGTTCTAGGAACTGGTGGATATGTATGCAGTTCAGTCGTGTATGCAGCACACAAACTGAAAGTACCTACAATGATTCATGAACAAAATAGCATTCCAGGAATTACTAATAAATTTTTAGCGCGGTATGTGGATAAGATTGGGATTTGTTTTCCCGAGGCAGCAGCACATTTTCCAACTGATAAAGTGGTCATGACAGGAAACCCACGCGCACAAGAAGTATCCGGCATTAAAAAATCAGATATTCTTCAGATGTTTGACTTGTCACCAGAAAAACCAACTGTGTTAATTTTTGGTGGAAGTCGAGGAGCCGCAAGAATAAACCAAGCTTTCATAGAAGCAGTGCAAGAGTTAATCTCTAAGGATTACCAAATTCTTTACGCATCAGGTGCAGTGTATTATGACCGGGTATACAATGTTTTGGAAGAAGTATTACATAAGGCTACTAATGTTAAAGTAGTTCCTTACATTTCTAATATGACTGAGGTTTTGGCAAATGTGGATCTAATCATTGGACGTGCTGGTGCGACTTCTCTTGCAGAAGTTACGGCGATTGGGGTACCTTGCATTCTTGTCCCAAGCCCTAATGTGACCAATGATCATCAAACAAAGAATGCCGAGAGCTTAGTCAAAGTTGGCGCAGCAAAAATTGTGAAAGATCAAGATCTGACTGGACATGTCTTAGTAGAGACTTTGGACAATTTGATGAATGATCCGGCAACGTTAAAAGAAATGTCAGAGGCGTCGAAAAAAGAAGGAATCACGGATGCAAGTGACCGACTTTATACGGAACTAACGCAAATAATGGACTAA
- the murD gene encoding UDP-N-acetylmuramoyl-L-alanine--D-glutamate ligase, translating into MKDITTYKNQKILVLGLAKSGVSAAKLLHQLGAFVTVNDAKPFEENSEAQELLALGIKVVTGSHPIELLEEGFVKIVKNPGIPYTNPILEKAIEKNIPIITEVELAYQISEAPFIGITGTNGKTTTTTMIAEIINHGSEKKKAKLAGNIGFPASTVAQNAAGEEILVTELSSFQLMGIQTFRPKIAVITNIYEAHLDYHGSRAAYVEAKWRLQKNMTEEDTLVLNGNQPELVTLSKQTKARVLFFSTTKELTEGACLKSGSLYYGSEKIMDASELGVPGEHNVENALAAIIVAKLEGCQNEDIKQSLAHFSGVPHRTQYLGVYAGRKFYNDSKATNILATEKALSGFENEKVILLAGGLDRGNDFDALVPFIKGIKAIILFGETKEKVAKAAKKAGISTILFTEDVTSALPLAFAQSQNEDSILLSPACASWDQYPSFEVRGEKFIEAFQKIKEVRE; encoded by the coding sequence ATGAAAGACATTACAACTTATAAAAATCAAAAAATCCTAGTTTTAGGACTGGCAAAAAGTGGAGTAAGTGCAGCGAAATTACTTCATCAATTAGGTGCCTTTGTTACAGTTAATGATGCGAAACCATTTGAAGAAAATTCCGAAGCCCAAGAGCTTCTTGCTTTGGGAATTAAAGTTGTAACTGGCTCTCATCCTATCGAACTTTTAGAAGAAGGCTTTGTCAAGATTGTAAAAAATCCAGGCATTCCTTATACAAATCCTATTCTCGAAAAAGCAATTGAGAAAAATATACCGATTATTACCGAAGTAGAACTAGCCTATCAGATAAGCGAAGCACCTTTTATTGGCATTACGGGAACAAACGGGAAAACAACGACTACGACCATGATTGCGGAAATTATCAACCATGGAAGTGAAAAGAAAAAAGCAAAACTTGCCGGAAATATCGGCTTTCCTGCGAGCACAGTTGCACAAAATGCAGCCGGAGAAGAAATTCTTGTGACAGAATTATCCAGTTTCCAATTGATGGGAATTCAGACTTTTCGACCAAAAATTGCTGTGATTACAAATATATATGAAGCACATTTGGATTATCATGGCTCAAGAGCCGCTTACGTAGAAGCAAAATGGCGACTACAAAAAAATATGACCGAAGAGGATACGCTTGTGCTAAATGGAAATCAGCCAGAGCTTGTGACTCTTAGCAAACAGACGAAAGCAAGAGTGCTATTCTTTTCAACCACAAAGGAACTAACGGAAGGAGCTTGCTTAAAGTCTGGCTCCTTGTATTATGGATCAGAGAAAATTATGGATGCTAGTGAATTGGGAGTTCCAGGAGAACACAATGTCGAAAATGCTTTAGCGGCTATCATTGTAGCGAAACTAGAAGGATGTCAAAATGAGGATATTAAGCAGTCTCTTGCTCATTTTTCAGGAGTGCCACATCGTACACAGTATTTAGGTGTGTATGCAGGACGGAAATTTTATAATGATTCTAAAGCAACCAATATTTTAGCCACTGAGAAAGCGCTGAGCGGATTTGAAAATGAAAAAGTAATTTTACTTGCTGGTGGACTCGATAGAGGAAATGATTTTGATGCGTTAGTTCCTTTTATCAAAGGAATCAAAGCCATTATTTTATTTGGTGAAACGAAGGAAAAAGTAGCAAAAGCTGCCAAAAAAGCTGGAATTTCGACAATTTTATTTACTGAAGATGTAACCAGTGCACTTCCTCTTGCATTCGCACAAAGTCAAAATGAGGACAGTATCTTGCTTTCCCCAGCCTGTGCGAGTTGGGACCAGTATCCGAGCTTTGAAGTTCGCGGAGAAAAATTTATTGAAGCATTTCAAAAAATTAAAGAAGTGAGAGAATAG
- a CDS encoding DivIVA domain-containing protein: MALSPLDIRNKTFSTKMRGFNQDEVDDFLDQVINDYEEVIRQKREIEKSLKHSEEKLTYFNELKDALNQSIIVAQDTADKLKENATKESTIIITTAEAEAKDILTKAREEAKRTVEEANASAHKVVTESTAHAQQLASETDDLKKKTRTFHRNLTMLLENQLDMVKSEEWDELLKPFSTYVSDDHKMVKEVLTKELDKENENHVESSQVIEETEVVAEPDLDATATFILPTDNNDSK; this comes from the coding sequence ATGGCACTTAGTCCATTAGATATTAGAAATAAAACATTCAGTACAAAAATGAGAGGATTCAATCAAGATGAAGTAGATGATTTTTTAGATCAAGTAATTAACGATTATGAAGAAGTTATTCGTCAAAAACGTGAGATTGAAAAATCACTAAAGCATTCAGAAGAAAAACTAACCTATTTCAATGAGTTAAAGGATGCTCTTAATCAATCGATTATTGTTGCACAAGATACAGCCGACAAGTTAAAAGAAAATGCTACAAAGGAATCAACCATTATTATTACGACTGCAGAGGCTGAAGCAAAAGATATTTTAACCAAAGCTAGAGAAGAAGCAAAACGCACAGTTGAAGAAGCAAATGCTTCTGCTCATAAGGTTGTGACGGAGTCTACAGCCCATGCGCAACAATTAGCTTCTGAAACGGATGATTTGAAGAAGAAAACGAGAACATTCCATCGTAATTTGACAATGTTACTTGAAAATCAGCTTGATATGGTTAAAAGTGAAGAATGGGATGAATTATTGAAACCATTTTCTACTTATGTAAGTGACGATCATAAAATGGTCAAAGAAGTTTTGACAAAAGAGCTTGACAAAGAAAATGAAAATCATGTAGAATCAAGTCAAGTTATTGAAGAAACAGAAGTTGTAGCGGAACCAGACTTAGATGCAACAGCTACTTTTATTCTTCCAACTGATAACAACGATTCTAAATAG
- a CDS encoding RNA-binding protein, with protein MNVNVYQHFRKEEHSFIDLVKDWQEQVEMQYAPYLTDFLDPRQAYILETLIRQNGELKFKFYGGYEQAERRRALIFPDYYIPEKEEYNINLYEIIYPIKFGMLSHGKILGTFLSTGVKRESLGDIISDGERWQIYIKGEIAEYFHLQIKKIGSLPVRLEKRNYTDMIVAKDEWSLEHTTVSSLRLDNLISNVYNISRQRSKQLIDSGKIKINWTECTRPDFTLDLLDIISVRGFGRIQLKAIEGKTKKEKYRLLLGILRK; from the coding sequence ATGAATGTGAATGTATATCAACATTTTCGTAAAGAAGAACACTCTTTTATTGATTTAGTCAAGGATTGGCAAGAGCAGGTAGAAATGCAATATGCACCTTATTTGACAGACTTTCTAGATCCTAGACAGGCTTATATTTTGGAGACTCTAATTCGACAAAATGGAGAATTAAAATTTAAGTTTTATGGAGGATATGAGCAAGCCGAGCGAAGAAGAGCGCTAATTTTTCCAGATTACTATATTCCTGAAAAGGAAGAATACAATATTAATCTTTATGAAATTATTTATCCAATAAAATTTGGAATGCTTTCTCATGGGAAAATTTTAGGAACTTTTTTGAGTACTGGTGTTAAAAGAGAGTCTTTAGGAGATATTATATCGGACGGAGAACGTTGGCAGATATACATCAAAGGTGAAATTGCAGAGTACTTCCATTTACAAATAAAAAAAATTGGGTCGCTTCCAGTTCGCTTAGAAAAAAGAAATTATACGGATATGATTGTGGCCAAAGATGAGTGGTCGCTTGAGCATACAACGGTTAGTTCTTTAAGACTTGATAATCTGATTTCAAATGTATACAATATATCTAGACAGCGTTCGAAGCAATTGATTGATTCTGGTAAGATAAAAATCAATTGGACAGAATGTACGCGCCCAGATTTTACCTTGGATTTATTGGATATTATTTCTGTTCGAGGTTTTGGTAGAATTCAATTAAAAGCAATTGAGGGCAAAACAAAAAAAGAGAAATACCGCTTATTGTTGGGAATTTTAAGAAAATAA
- a CDS encoding YggS family pyridoxal phosphate-dependent enzyme — protein sequence MLNKNVRKIEDDVLSACETSHRSRKEVQVIAVTKTVSSEEAKELIDLGVVNLAENRVDKLLEKQQALSDVPQITWHLIGNLQRRKVKTVINRIDYFHALESLSLAEEINKRAEQCIRCFVEVNVSGEVNKHGIPLEEVQTFIQALEYYDKIQVVGLMTMAPYQANETIIQSIFSKLKQKQVEIKQQNWHHAPCTELSMGMSQDYKIAIQEGATFVRIGTAFFSAE from the coding sequence ATGCTGAATAAAAATGTCCGGAAAATTGAAGACGATGTTCTATCAGCGTGTGAAACTTCTCATAGATCCCGAAAAGAGGTTCAGGTTATTGCGGTGACCAAAACAGTTTCGAGTGAGGAAGCGAAAGAATTAATTGATTTAGGAGTAGTGAATCTTGCAGAGAACCGTGTAGATAAGCTACTTGAAAAGCAACAAGCGCTAAGTGATGTTCCACAAATTACTTGGCATTTGATTGGAAATTTACAACGACGGAAAGTAAAGACAGTTATTAATCGAATTGATTATTTTCATGCTTTGGAAAGTTTGTCATTAGCAGAAGAAATTAACAAGAGAGCAGAACAGTGTATTCGTTGTTTTGTTGAAGTTAATGTTAGTGGAGAAGTAAACAAACATGGGATTCCTTTAGAGGAGGTCCAGACGTTTATTCAAGCGCTAGAGTACTATGACAAGATTCAAGTTGTAGGACTGATGACAATGGCTCCGTATCAAGCGAATGAGACAATCATACAATCGATTTTTTCGAAGTTGAAACAAAAACAAGTAGAGATTAAGCAGCAAAACTGGCATCATGCTCCCTGTACAGAATTAAGTATGGGGATGAGCCAGGATTATAAAATTGCTATTCAAGAAGGTGCTACCTTTGTTCGTATTGGGACAGCTTTCTTTTCAGCAGAATAG
- the ftsZ gene encoding cell division protein FtsZ, protein MEFSLDNNIDNGAVIKVIGVGGGGGNAVNRMIEENVKGVEFIVANTDVQALKNSNAETVIQLGPKYTRGLGAGSQPEVGKKAAEESEEVLQNALEGADMIFITAGMGGGTGTGAAPVVARIARELGALTVGVVTRPFSFEGPKRGRFAAEGIALFKENVDTLLIISNNRLLEVVDKKTPILEAFREADNVLRQGVQGISDLITAPGYVNLDFADVKTVMENQGTALMGIGSASGENRVIEATKRAISSPLLETSIDGAEQVLLNITGGLDMTLFEAQDASDIVTSAATGDVNIILGTSINPELSDEIVVTVIATGIDPTKSEKKNVRSSRPTHTTSSTNAQRPSLDIENTVASDTSEDESAFGDWDIRREPSQRGNIDDAQFEALEKKEFEPYAPKEKEPKKDDDELSTPAFFRRKKR, encoded by the coding sequence ATGGAATTTTCTTTAGATAATAATATTGATAACGGAGCAGTAATTAAAGTAATTGGTGTAGGTGGCGGTGGCGGAAACGCTGTAAACCGTATGATAGAAGAAAACGTCAAAGGTGTCGAATTTATTGTTGCCAATACGGATGTCCAAGCGCTAAAAAATTCAAATGCTGAAACAGTTATTCAATTAGGACCAAAATATACACGCGGCTTAGGTGCCGGATCACAGCCTGAAGTTGGAAAAAAAGCGGCTGAGGAAAGCGAAGAAGTGTTACAAAATGCGCTAGAAGGAGCAGATATGATCTTCATCACTGCCGGAATGGGTGGTGGAACAGGAACAGGTGCTGCGCCTGTAGTAGCTAGAATCGCACGTGAATTAGGGGCTTTAACAGTGGGTGTCGTGACACGTCCATTTAGTTTTGAAGGACCAAAGCGTGGTCGCTTTGCAGCAGAAGGAATTGCTTTGTTCAAAGAAAACGTCGATACACTTTTGATTATTTCAAACAATCGTCTATTAGAAGTTGTAGATAAGAAAACTCCTATTTTGGAAGCTTTCCGTGAAGCAGACAACGTGTTAAGACAAGGGGTACAAGGAATTTCAGATTTGATTACGGCTCCTGGATATGTCAACTTGGACTTTGCTGATGTGAAAACCGTCATGGAAAACCAAGGAACGGCTTTGATGGGAATCGGTTCTGCAAGTGGTGAAAATAGAGTGATTGAAGCGACAAAACGCGCAATTTCTTCTCCTTTGCTAGAAACCTCTATTGATGGTGCTGAACAAGTACTCCTAAACATTACGGGTGGCTTGGATATGACTTTATTTGAAGCACAAGATGCTTCTGATATTGTGACTAGTGCAGCAACAGGAGATGTGAATATTATTTTAGGAACATCAATTAATCCTGAATTGAGTGATGAAATTGTTGTGACAGTAATTGCAACTGGGATTGATCCTACAAAATCGGAAAAAAAAAACGTTCGTTCAAGTAGACCAACGCATACAACAAGCTCAACAAATGCGCAACGCCCGTCATTAGACATTGAAAATACGGTTGCTTCAGATACTTCCGAGGATGAAAGTGCGTTTGGAGATTGGGATATTCGTCGTGAGCCAAGTCAACGTGGAAATATTGACGATGCACAATTTGAAGCATTAGAAAAAAAAGAATTTGAACCGTATGCTCCAAAAGAAAAAGAACCTAAAAAAGATGACGATGAATTGAGCACACCAGCTTTCTTCAGAAGAAAAAAAAGATAA
- a CDS encoding cell division protein FtsQ/DivIB produces the protein MSIIGKEKEPNKVKEAETNKMLTPWQKENLKYAKRQGEIPKWQENEPGEQPIKEEKESQYVETMSDSEKDQEFNSVLDYENQIEKETFNERFHHWWTPGNKKLVQRLTLIISILLFAIMCVSYFISPYSKLQKINVVGRENVSASNVYQASGFKVQESLWGQYLDKNKAIARIKKDLPKVKTAKVSITHLNQFTVQISEYKQVGYLQSGDQYQEITENAKIITGSVKKTDNYPTFKNFKEGSSFTDLIRGYQKMDAAIKKNVVEVLATPSKSNPYLFTMNMKDGNQIIASTKDFTTKIIYYPKIASQMQEKGIVDMEAGIFSYPYGNNTNKSEKTD, from the coding sequence GTGAGCATCATCGGTAAAGAAAAAGAACCAAATAAAGTCAAGGAAGCAGAGACAAACAAGATGCTCACGCCTTGGCAAAAAGAGAATTTGAAGTATGCCAAACGGCAAGGTGAAATTCCCAAGTGGCAAGAAAATGAGCCAGGTGAGCAACCAATTAAAGAAGAAAAAGAGAGTCAATACGTGGAAACTATGTCTGATTCGGAAAAAGATCAAGAATTTAATTCAGTACTTGATTATGAAAATCAGATAGAAAAAGAAACTTTTAATGAACGATTTCATCATTGGTGGACACCTGGAAATAAAAAATTAGTCCAACGTTTGACCTTAATTATCAGTATATTATTATTCGCAATAATGTGTGTTTCATACTTTATTTCTCCTTATAGTAAACTACAAAAAATAAATGTGGTGGGAAGAGAAAACGTAAGTGCAAGCAATGTGTATCAAGCATCAGGTTTTAAAGTTCAAGAAAGCTTGTGGGGACAGTATTTAGATAAAAATAAAGCCATTGCTAGGATAAAAAAAGACTTACCAAAAGTGAAGACGGCCAAAGTTTCAATTACACACTTAAATCAATTTACAGTCCAAATTAGCGAGTATAAGCAGGTAGGGTATTTGCAATCTGGCGACCAGTATCAAGAAATTACGGAGAACGCAAAAATTATTACCGGCAGCGTTAAAAAAACTGATAATTATCCTACATTTAAAAATTTTAAAGAAGGAAGTTCGTTTACTGATTTAATTCGTGGCTATCAAAAAATGGATGCTGCCATCAAAAAAAATGTTGTAGAAGTTTTGGCAACTCCTTCTAAAAGTAATCCCTATCTTTTCACGATGAATATGAAAGATGGCAATCAAATCATTGCATCAACCAAGGATTTTACAACAAAAATTATCTACTACCCCAAAATTGCAAGTCAGATGCAAGAAAAAGGAATTGTGGATATGGAAGCGGGGATTTTCTCATATCCTTATGGAAATAATACAAATAAATCGGAAAAAACCGATTAA
- the mraY gene encoding phospho-N-acetylmuramoyl-pentapeptide-transferase codes for MEWTQIFLPIALSFALTFSTMPIFIGYFVAKKQGQAIREDGPKWHNSKSGTPTMGGTVFLIATVVAAVLMAAWKGFLTPSLLILIFIMVLYGLLGFLDDFIKIFKKRNMGLNSKQKLLGQIVGGIVFYLVYLSENFPNMINLPFVGDIHIGYFYGLFLIFWLVGFSNAVNLTDGIDGLVSGLGVISFGAYAIVAWHQKQFDILILCLTTIGGLIAFFCFNKKPAKIFMGDVGSLALGGLLGAISILLHQEWSLLLIGFVYVCETASVLLQVTSFKLTGKRIFKMSPIHHHFEMCGWSEWKVDLVFWIVGFVMAVIALCVIL; via the coding sequence ATGGAATGGACGCAGATATTTTTACCTATAGCACTGAGTTTTGCACTAACGTTTAGCACGATGCCGATTTTTATTGGGTATTTTGTTGCGAAAAAACAAGGACAAGCAATTCGAGAAGATGGTCCAAAATGGCATAACAGTAAGTCTGGTACGCCAACAATGGGGGGGACAGTCTTTTTGATTGCAACCGTTGTCGCAGCGGTTTTAATGGCAGCGTGGAAAGGATTTTTAACTCCATCATTGTTAATATTGATTTTTATCATGGTTTTATATGGTTTGTTAGGCTTTTTGGATGACTTTATAAAGATTTTTAAAAAGCGTAATATGGGCTTGAATTCAAAACAAAAGTTATTGGGACAAATTGTTGGGGGAATTGTGTTTTATCTAGTTTATTTATCTGAAAATTTTCCTAACATGATTAATTTACCTTTTGTAGGGGATATACATATTGGCTATTTCTATGGCTTATTTTTAATTTTTTGGTTAGTTGGTTTCTCAAATGCAGTGAATTTGACAGATGGGATTGACGGTCTAGTTTCAGGCTTGGGTGTAATTTCGTTTGGCGCTTATGCGATTGTTGCGTGGCATCAAAAGCAATTTGATATCCTAATCCTTTGTTTGACCACTATTGGAGGATTAATTGCTTTCTTTTGTTTCAACAAAAAGCCTGCAAAAATTTTCATGGGCGATGTGGGTTCTTTAGCACTAGGCGGTTTACTTGGTGCTATTTCTATTTTACTTCATCAAGAATGGTCGTTGCTTCTCATTGGCTTTGTCTATGTATGTGAAACAGCGAGTGTATTACTTCAAGTAACCTCATTTAAGCTAACTGGAAAAAGAATTTTTAAAATGAGTCCCATTCATCATCATTTTGAAATGTGCGGTTGGTCAGAGTGGAAAGTGGATCTTGTTTTTTGGATAGTAGGATTTGTTATGGCTGTTATCGCTCTATGCGTGATACTTTAA
- a CDS encoding YggT family protein, translating to MIALASLIGYAVRIYSLCLVAYALLSWLPGGYDSPIGKFLNKVCEPYLRLFDRFNLSIGSIGFNIMVGLFVLNIVGSLLQRILYGL from the coding sequence TTGATTGCACTTGCTTCTTTGATTGGTTATGCTGTTCGAATTTATTCGTTATGTTTAGTAGCCTATGCACTATTGTCTTGGTTACCTGGTGGCTATGACTCGCCAATTGGAAAATTTTTAAATAAGGTTTGTGAACCCTATTTAAGATTATTTGACCGGTTTAATTTGTCAATAGGGTCAATTGGCTTTAATATAATGGTTGGTCTATTTGTTTTAAATATTGTTGGTTCGCTGCTACAGAGGATTCTGTATGGTTTATAA